In one window of Pseudomonas chlororaphis subsp. chlororaphis DNA:
- a CDS encoding LuxR C-terminal-related transcriptional regulator, producing the protein MTDLSRIQGPAGAAIPAPEGRFYRPPLPDGYVLRPRLCERLSAGLSGRLLLVSAPAGFGKSSLAVEFCQSLPPHWRSLWLGLSRRDSDPGRFLERLLEGLQQYFAQLGNQSLGLLKMRQRHQPFAFEEWLDGLLDELAAHLSTASPLLLVLDDYHLAQGPVLDRCLQFFLNHLPDGLLVLVTSRQRPDWHLARLRLSRQLLELHEQDLRLTYDESLTLLDRHSSSLRGEALESLILRSEGWVAGLRFWLLAASEAGSGATLPQSLNGGEGLIRDYLLEEVIDCLPAEVQSFLYDTAPQERFCSDLCDALRESHDSAEILRYLLAHQVFLVPLDEQGHWYRYHHLFSDLLRTRPTANAILPPASLHLRACRWFNAQGLLDEAVEQALRAGHLDVAANLVQNLSEEQLLAEQNVGMLLRWKMDLPDSLLISTPRLIVLYSWALGLACQLDAAEELASHLSRFLPAPSATAQKSMLAQWLALSGIVARGRGNRELTLLYCTEALETLPQKRYGQRLVCLSTLSNLAIADGDLWRARGLNRESLELAQRVGNPLFEALAHYDRARVLQARGEILRALDEVRQGLQRLYGLSAQRLYAIRARLTLYEGYLLALRCQPETGLARLRAGLVEARACRDISVLIGHCVIANLEGHNGEFAKAFAELAEAERLMHIWDVPPIYYLAMITLVKCELWLAQGRTDLAQAWLARLGQTYTGDQAAAAPEFHPQLPLHIELQQALLDSIQGEPALAEQRLDKLLEHGRQTGRQMLNVMALNQKVALLLAQGRDPEARQAFALALEAAVGGALQPFEWAVRAHPAWVREQLQQGAATPLRQTLLERLPVAVARDSLEQHHGEALSSRELAVLQLIAQGCSNQEISDQLFISLHTVKTHASHINSKLGVERRTQAVARAQELGLLG; encoded by the coding sequence ATGACTGATCTGTCCCGTATCCAGGGGCCTGCCGGTGCGGCCATTCCCGCGCCGGAAGGGCGCTTCTACCGACCTCCCTTGCCCGACGGCTACGTACTGCGGCCGCGTCTGTGCGAGCGCTTGAGCGCGGGCCTCAGTGGCCGGCTGCTGTTGGTCAGCGCACCGGCCGGTTTTGGCAAGAGTTCTCTGGCGGTGGAGTTCTGCCAAAGCCTGCCGCCGCACTGGCGCAGCCTGTGGCTGGGGCTCAGTCGCCGGGACAGCGATCCGGGACGTTTTCTTGAACGCCTGCTTGAGGGGCTGCAACAATATTTCGCCCAACTGGGCAACCAATCCCTCGGGCTGCTGAAGATGCGCCAGCGCCACCAGCCCTTCGCCTTCGAAGAGTGGCTGGACGGGCTGCTCGATGAGTTGGCGGCCCATCTTTCCACTGCTTCTCCCTTGTTGCTGGTACTGGACGATTACCACCTGGCCCAGGGGCCGGTGCTCGATCGCTGCCTGCAGTTCTTCCTCAATCATTTGCCCGACGGCTTGCTGGTGCTGGTAACCAGCCGCCAGCGCCCGGACTGGCACCTGGCGCGTCTGCGCCTGTCGCGGCAGTTGCTGGAACTGCACGAACAGGACCTGCGCCTGACTTACGACGAATCCCTGACCCTGCTCGACCGGCACAGCAGTTCGCTGCGCGGCGAGGCGCTGGAAAGCCTGATCCTGCGCAGCGAAGGCTGGGTGGCGGGGCTGCGTTTCTGGCTGTTGGCGGCCTCGGAGGCGGGCAGTGGCGCAACCTTGCCGCAGTCGCTGAATGGCGGTGAAGGCCTGATTCGCGATTATCTGCTGGAAGAGGTCATCGATTGCCTGCCTGCCGAAGTGCAGTCGTTCCTCTACGACACGGCGCCCCAGGAACGTTTCTGCAGCGACCTGTGCGATGCATTGCGCGAGTCCCACGACAGTGCCGAGATCCTGCGTTACCTGTTGGCCCACCAGGTATTCCTGGTGCCGCTGGACGAGCAGGGGCACTGGTACCGTTATCACCACCTGTTCTCCGACCTGCTGCGCACCCGGCCCACCGCCAACGCGATATTGCCGCCGGCCAGCCTGCACCTGCGGGCCTGTCGCTGGTTCAACGCCCAGGGGCTGCTGGACGAAGCGGTGGAGCAGGCGTTGCGCGCCGGGCACCTGGACGTGGCGGCGAACCTGGTACAGAACCTGTCCGAGGAACAACTGCTGGCCGAGCAGAACGTCGGCATGCTGTTGCGCTGGAAAATGGACTTGCCCGACAGCCTGCTGATCAGCACCCCGCGGCTGATCGTGCTGTACAGCTGGGCGCTGGGGCTGGCGTGCCAGTTGGATGCCGCCGAGGAGCTGGCCAGCCATTTGAGCCGCTTCCTGCCGGCCCCCTCGGCCACCGCGCAGAAATCCATGCTGGCGCAATGGCTGGCCTTGAGCGGGATCGTCGCCCGCGGACGGGGGAATCGCGAGCTGACCCTGCTGTACTGCACCGAAGCCCTGGAAACCTTGCCCCAGAAACGTTACGGGCAGCGGCTGGTGTGCCTGTCGACCCTGTCCAACCTGGCGATCGCCGATGGCGACCTGTGGCGCGCCCGGGGGCTCAACCGCGAGTCCCTGGAACTGGCGCAGCGGGTCGGCAACCCCTTGTTCGAGGCCCTGGCCCATTACGACCGGGCCCGGGTGCTGCAAGCCCGCGGCGAGATCCTGCGGGCGCTGGATGAAGTCCGCCAGGGCTTGCAGCGCTTGTATGGCCTGTCGGCGCAACGCCTGTACGCGATACGGGCGCGGCTGACGCTGTACGAAGGTTACCTGCTGGCGTTGCGCTGCCAGCCCGAGACCGGACTGGCGCGCCTGCGGGCGGGGCTGGTCGAGGCACGGGCCTGTCGCGATATCAGCGTGCTGATCGGCCATTGCGTGATCGCCAACCTGGAAGGTCACAACGGTGAATTTGCCAAGGCCTTTGCCGAGCTGGCTGAGGCTGAACGCCTGATGCACATCTGGGACGTACCGCCGATCTACTACCTGGCGATGATCACCCTGGTCAAATGCGAACTCTGGCTGGCCCAGGGCCGCACCGACCTGGCGCAGGCATGGCTGGCTCGCCTGGGGCAGACCTACACCGGCGACCAGGCCGCAGCGGCACCGGAATTTCATCCACAGCTGCCGCTGCATATCGAGTTGCAGCAAGCCTTGCTCGACAGCATCCAGGGCGAGCCGGCCCTGGCCGAGCAGCGCCTGGACAAACTGCTGGAGCATGGCCGGCAGACCGGGCGGCAGATGCTCAATGTGATGGCGCTGAATCAGAAGGTCGCGCTGTTGCTGGCCCAGGGGCGCGACCCCGAGGCCCGACAGGCCTTTGCCCTGGCGCTGGAGGCTGCCGTGGGCGGGGCATTGCAACCCTTCGAATGGGCGGTGCGGGCGCATCCGGCCTGGGTTCGCGAGCAACTTCAGCAGGGGGCGGCGACGCCATTGCGCCAGACCTTGCTCGAACGCCTGCCGGTCGCTGTGGCACGTGATTCCCTGGAGCAGCATCACGGCGAAGCCCTCAGCTCCCGCGAGCTGGCGGTGCTGCAACTGATCGCCCAGGGCTGTTCCAACCAGGAAATCAGCGATCAGTTGTTTATCTCGCTGCACACCGTGAAGACCCACGCCAGCCATATCAACAGCAAGCTGGGGGTGGAGCGTCGCACCCAGGCCGTGGCCCGGGCCCAGGAGTTGGGATTACTGGGCTGA
- a CDS encoding DUF1329 domain-containing protein, translating to MKVTKSLLQVGVLGLSLLATGVMAAVSADEAAKLGTSLTPMGAEMAGNSAGTIPAWKALPTNAGSVDGKGFLSNPYASEQPQFTITAQNVEQYKDKLAPGQYAMFKRYPETYKMPVYPSHRGATVPADVFAAIKENATKTNLVSGGNGLENFKTAIPFPIPKSGVEVIWNHITRYRGGSVTRLVTQATPQANGSFSLVYFQDQFVFRDKMKDYDPANPGNILFYFKQKVTAPARLAGGVLLVHETLDQVKEPRSAWVYNAGQRRVRRAPQVSYDGPGTAADGLRTSDNLDMYNGAPDRYDWKLEGKKEMYIASNSYKLDSPQLKYAEIIKAGHINQDLARYELRRVWHVVATLKEGQRHIYAKRDFYIDEDTWQAAVIDHYDGRGQLWRVAEAHAENYYDKQVPWYALETLYDLQSGRYLALGMKNEEKSAYDFGFTATTSDFTPAALRQDGVR from the coding sequence ATGAAAGTAACCAAGAGTCTGTTGCAGGTCGGTGTCCTCGGGCTGTCGCTGCTGGCGACCGGGGTCATGGCCGCGGTCTCGGCCGATGAAGCGGCCAAGCTGGGTACCTCCCTGACGCCGATGGGCGCGGAAATGGCCGGTAACTCAGCCGGCACCATTCCGGCCTGGAAAGCCTTGCCGACCAACGCCGGCAGTGTGGATGGCAAGGGCTTCCTGTCCAACCCGTACGCCAGCGAGCAGCCGCAGTTCACCATCACCGCGCAGAATGTCGAGCAGTACAAGGACAAGCTGGCGCCAGGGCAGTACGCGATGTTCAAGCGCTACCCGGAAACCTACAAGATGCCGGTCTATCCTTCCCACCGCGGCGCCACGGTGCCAGCCGATGTGTTCGCCGCGATCAAGGAAAACGCCACCAAGACCAACCTGGTCAGCGGCGGCAACGGCCTGGAAAACTTCAAGACCGCCATTCCGTTCCCGATTCCGAAAAGCGGCGTGGAAGTCATTTGGAACCACATCACCCGCTATCGCGGCGGCAGCGTGACCCGCCTGGTGACCCAGGCGACGCCACAGGCCAACGGCTCGTTCAGCCTGGTGTACTTCCAGGACCAGTTCGTGTTCCGCGACAAGATGAAGGACTACGATCCGGCCAACCCGGGCAACATCCTGTTCTACTTCAAGCAGAAAGTGACCGCGCCGGCGCGTCTGGCCGGTGGTGTGCTGCTGGTGCACGAAACCCTCGACCAGGTGAAGGAGCCGCGTTCGGCGTGGGTCTACAACGCTGGCCAGCGTCGTGTGCGTCGCGCCCCGCAAGTGTCGTATGACGGTCCGGGTACCGCCGCCGACGGCCTGCGTACCTCCGACAACCTCGACATGTATAACGGCGCGCCGGACCGCTACGACTGGAAGCTGGAAGGCAAGAAGGAGATGTACATCGCCTCCAACAGCTACAAGCTCGATTCGCCGCAACTGAAGTACGCCGAGATCATCAAGGCCGGCCACATCAACCAGGACCTGGCTCGCTACGAGCTGCGCCGTGTCTGGCACGTGGTCGCGACCCTGAAGGAAGGTCAGCGCCATATCTACGCCAAGCGTGACTTCTACATCGACGAAGACACCTGGCAGGCCGCGGTGATCGACCACTACGACGGTCGTGGCCAGCTGTGGCGCGTGGCCGAGGCGCATGCCGAGAACTATTACGACAAGCAAGTGCCGTGGTACGCCCTGGAAACCCTCTACGACCTGCAGTCCGGCCGTTACCTGGCACTGGGCATGAAGAACGAAGAGAAATCGGCCTACGACTTCGGCTTCACCGCCACCACCAGCGACTTCACTCCGGCGGCCCTGCGCCAGGATGGCGTTCGTTAA